A single Desulfurobacterium sp. TC5-1 DNA region contains:
- a CDS encoding adenylate kinase family protein — MRITITGTPGTGKSTVAQILSRKLSLPLYNLSDLIKKEKLYTSYDEKRDAFIVDIEKLKDFFKEKKDFIAEGLIAHYIPSDVIVILRAKPEVIISRLKERNYPQEKLNENAESERIAFCATEVFQNPLSPVIIHIDTTERKPEEVANVIMKGIKNGGLVEEIDWLEDQWDI; from the coding sequence TTGAGAATAACGATCACAGGAACGCCGGGTACGGGGAAAAGTACAGTCGCTCAAATACTCTCCAGAAAACTATCTCTTCCGCTGTACAACTTAAGCGATCTTATAAAAAAGGAAAAACTTTACACCAGTTACGACGAAAAAAGAGATGCATTTATAGTGGATATTGAAAAATTAAAAGATTTTTTTAAAGAAAAAAAAGATTTTATAGCAGAAGGACTTATCGCCCACTACATACCTTCAGACGTTATCGTGATTTTACGGGCAAAACCGGAAGTTATCATCTCAAGACTTAAAGAGAGAAACTATCCTCAGGAAAAGCTTAATGAGAATGCCGAATCCGAAAGAATTGCATTCTGTGCAACGGAGGTTTTTCAAAATCCACTATCACCTGTAATAATCCACATAGACACTACGGAGAGAAAGCCCGAAGAAGTTGCAAATGTTATAATGAAAGGAATTAAAAATGGTGGGTTGGTGGAAGAGATAGACTGGCTGGAGGATCAATGGGATATTTAA
- a CDS encoding glucose-6-phosphate isomerase translates to MGYLKYDISGLNINVKNLEEKTVKLRENLEINTKNMPFLYSFSTRIKDIKEILRRFKIDFDNMFVIGIGGSSLGIQAIYEAIHGKYKIGGRKLYFLENIDPFNIHQIFQNAPWDRTVYCVISKSGKTLETVSIMNLVLHEMKRRGFRDLHRRFIFISGENTPLHRLSKELEAPFFHIPENIGGRFSVLTPVGLVPSEFVDIDPYALLGGAMETVEEIIREPLHPSIVSVLAQYLNYKEGRDVAVLMPYSDSLRKFSDWWVQLWAESLGKEGKGQTPLPAVGTVDQHSLLQLFIDGPDDKFYQFIKLRSYGSNFVLPEKTEILDFIGGKTISEIVHAEFEGTVESLKMKKRPVCTIEIDRITPEAIGALFIVFMIKTTIMAHLIGVNPYGQPGVEIGKKIAKEKLGGSQ, encoded by the coding sequence ATGGGATATTTAAAGTACGACATCAGCGGGCTTAATATAAATGTGAAAAATTTAGAAGAAAAAACAGTGAAACTTCGAGAAAATTTAGAAATTAACACGAAAAATATGCCTTTTCTATACTCATTTTCAACGAGAATAAAAGACATAAAAGAAATTTTAAGACGATTTAAAATCGATTTTGATAACATGTTCGTTATAGGTATAGGCGGATCATCCCTCGGCATACAGGCAATATACGAAGCCATACACGGAAAATACAAAATTGGGGGAAGAAAGCTCTACTTTCTTGAAAACATAGACCCCTTCAATATCCATCAGATATTTCAAAACGCTCCCTGGGATAGAACGGTTTACTGCGTTATCAGTAAATCCGGGAAAACCCTCGAAACAGTATCAATAATGAACCTCGTCCTCCACGAAATGAAGAGGAGAGGATTCAGAGACCTTCACAGACGCTTCATTTTTATATCCGGCGAAAACACGCCTCTCCACAGGCTGTCTAAAGAATTAGAAGCTCCCTTCTTTCACATACCGGAAAACATAGGTGGCAGGTTTTCCGTCCTGACACCGGTGGGACTTGTCCCTTCAGAATTTGTTGATATAGACCCCTACGCTCTTCTTGGCGGAGCCATGGAAACAGTAGAAGAGATTATAAGAGAACCGCTACACCCTTCCATCGTATCCGTACTTGCACAGTATTTAAACTACAAAGAAGGTAGAGATGTAGCCGTTTTAATGCCCTACTCAGATTCTCTTAGAAAGTTTTCTGATTGGTGGGTGCAGCTCTGGGCTGAAAGTCTTGGCAAAGAGGGAAAAGGGCAAACACCTCTTCCAGCCGTCGGAACCGTTGACCAGCATTCTCTCCTCCAGCTGTTCATAGACGGCCCGGACGACAAGTTTTACCAGTTCATAAAACTTAGAAGTTACGGGAGTAACTTCGTCCTTCCGGAAAAAACAGAGATCCTTGACTTTATAGGTGGAAAAACCATCTCTGAAATTGTCCACGCAGAGTTTGAAGGAACGGTGGAATCCCTTAAAATGAAGAAACGACCTGTGTGCACGATAGAGATAGACAGAATCACACCTGAAGCCATCGGTGCTCTTTTCATAGTTTTCATGATAAAAACGACAATAATGGCACATCTTATAGGTGTAAACCCCTATGGACAGCCGGGCGTTGAAATAGGAAAGAAAATAGCAAAAGAAAAGTTGGGCGGTAGCCAATGA
- the rsmB gene encoding 16S rRNA (cytosine(967)-C(5))-methyltransferase RsmB, producing the protein MSTRETAVRILCNFEKDLKLKPHFESLTNHLNFRDRSFVRELTSGSVRFLKLLDFSIEKASGKKQKKQKPFIRNALRILAYQLFFMSVPAYATLYETVEAVKKVSRKSAGFVNAVGKKLISFNYRREIEKIPDEIERTATLFSFETWMVERWKRFYPDYINLLEGLNRTPSLFLRINRTKTSPENFAKLLEKANIEFEPHPFLHDMFRIKGRVEITSIPGYREGFFYIQDPASFLSAVLLNPQQNEKILDIAAAPGGKTTAIGSLTKGKAEITAVDIDEERLKLLKENVQKAGLKCKILLEDITKRTSLPENYFDRILLDAPCSATGVIRRHPEGKWNKSLNLIKHNQKIQRALLKSAYKLLKPGGYLLYSVCSLEREEGEENVEYAVSIGFKPVQFDIKFGDVGKNRKNTMRVFPHRDNMDGFFYAIFRK; encoded by the coding sequence ATGAGCACCCGAGAAACTGCCGTAAGAATCCTCTGCAACTTTGAGAAAGACCTGAAACTTAAACCCCACTTTGAATCGCTAACAAATCATCTAAACTTCAGAGATAGAAGCTTTGTAAGGGAGCTGACTTCTGGAAGCGTGAGATTTCTAAAGCTTTTAGACTTTTCCATAGAAAAAGCATCCGGAAAAAAGCAGAAAAAACAGAAACCCTTCATCCGAAACGCTCTCCGCATATTAGCCTACCAGCTATTTTTCATGTCTGTGCCCGCCTACGCAACGCTGTACGAAACGGTTGAAGCGGTTAAAAAGGTAAGCAGAAAAAGTGCCGGTTTTGTAAACGCAGTCGGTAAAAAGCTGATTAGCTTCAACTACAGAAGAGAAATAGAAAAGATTCCAGATGAAATTGAAAGAACAGCAACACTTTTCTCTTTTGAAACCTGGATGGTTGAAAGGTGGAAAAGATTTTATCCTGACTATATAAACCTCCTTGAAGGATTAAACAGAACACCCTCCCTGTTTTTAAGGATAAACAGGACAAAAACCTCTCCGGAAAACTTTGCAAAACTCCTTGAAAAGGCAAACATAGAATTTGAACCGCATCCCTTCCTGCACGACATGTTCAGAATAAAGGGAAGAGTGGAAATAACCTCTATTCCGGGCTACAGAGAGGGATTTTTCTACATTCAGGATCCTGCTTCTTTTCTGTCGGCAGTTCTGCTAAATCCACAACAAAACGAAAAGATACTTGACATAGCTGCCGCGCCCGGCGGAAAAACGACAGCAATAGGCTCTTTAACAAAAGGGAAAGCCGAAATCACTGCTGTTGACATAGACGAAGAGAGATTAAAGCTTCTAAAAGAAAACGTTCAAAAGGCAGGACTAAAATGTAAAATCCTTCTCGAAGACATAACAAAAAGGACTTCCCTTCCCGAAAACTATTTTGACAGGATACTCCTTGACGCTCCGTGCAGTGCAACCGGCGTAATAAGGAGGCATCCCGAAGGAAAATGGAACAAAAGCCTTAACCTGATAAAACACAATCAAAAGATACAGAGAGCTCTCTTAAAAAGTGCCTATAAGCTACTAAAGCCGGGGGGATATCTGCTTTACAGCGTCTGCAGTCTCGAAAGGGAGGAAGGAGAAGAAAACGTAGAATACGCAGTTAGTATAGGTTTTAAACCTGTCCAATTTGATATAAAATTTGGAGATGTGGGAAAAAACCGGAAAAACACCATGAGAGTTTTTCCCCACAGAGACAACATGGACGGCTTCTTCTACGCCATATTTAGAAAATAA
- a CDS encoding HDOD domain-containing protein, whose amino-acid sequence MAEVERLKLKREVMLKLIKALIDGEELEKVSEIVSMDPNLSLRLLKFINSPYFGLRKEITSIVQAVAYLGYQNLKDYIFVLLTSSLLKSADRDEITKILKQAFAMRYVSEKLLPAHTDEAFMVGLLDPVLKEVDEAEIKKILQKAGVSDNIVMGLLDKDSSLYRIKEFTKKILSFCEKVSRNEQADLKDTEGLSFSEIDEICKKAEKEAKALVSAL is encoded by the coding sequence ATGGCAGAAGTTGAAAGGCTGAAGCTAAAAAGAGAAGTCATGCTTAAACTTATCAAAGCTCTGATAGACGGTGAAGAGCTTGAAAAGGTTTCCGAAATAGTCAGCATGGATCCAAACCTATCCTTGAGACTCCTTAAGTTCATAAACTCACCGTACTTTGGATTGAGAAAAGAGATTACCTCTATCGTCCAGGCAGTAGCATACCTTGGATACCAAAATCTGAAAGATTACATTTTCGTTTTACTAACTTCTTCACTGTTAAAGTCAGCTGATAGAGACGAGATTACAAAAATACTCAAGCAGGCATTCGCAATGAGATACGTTTCTGAAAAGCTCCTTCCGGCCCACACAGATGAAGCCTTCATGGTGGGACTCCTTGACCCCGTTCTCAAAGAGGTTGACGAAGCAGAAATCAAAAAAATTCTCCAGAAAGCCGGCGTATCAGACAACATCGTAATGGGACTCCTCGACAAGGACAGCTCTCTTTACAGAATAAAAGAATTCACAAAGAAAATTCTCTCTTTCTGCGAAAAAGTATCAAGAAATGAGCAGGCTGACCTAAAAGATACAGAAGGACTCTCTTTCAGCGAAATTGACGAGATATGCAAAAAAGCCGAAAAAGAGGCAAAAGCTCTCGTTTCTGCCCTGTGA
- a CDS encoding DUF2283 domain-containing protein, which yields MESLKQFEPEKGEIHYDKSKDILYVSFYDTEKGKWVSLTLENLKDKSKYFPEDDTLWVNIVDKSSCEGEYFSGGFVVDFDKDGEPVGLEIFGWKKFFDTK from the coding sequence ATGGAAAGCTTAAAACAGTTTGAACCTGAGAAGGGTGAGATTCACTACGATAAGAGTAAGGATATTCTTTATGTATCGTTTTATGATACTGAAAAAGGAAAATGGGTATCACTCACCTTAGAAAATCTCAAGGATAAATCAAAGTATTTTCCTGAAGACGATACTCTTTGGGTGAATATAGTTGATAAAAGCAGTTGTGAGGGTGAATATTTTAGTGGTGGTTTTGTAGTTGATTTTGATAAAGACGGAGAACCCGTAGGTTTAGAAATTTTCGGTTGGAAAAAGTTTTTCGATACAAAATAA
- a CDS encoding DUF2283 domain-containing protein — protein sequence MLKIPKRANAVIHYDGEADVLYVSFGKPKPAEGLDIGDGTILRIDPKTNEVAGFTILDFSRRTESE from the coding sequence ATGCTAAAAATTCCTAAAAGAGCCAATGCAGTTATTCATTATGATGGTGAAGCTGACGTTTTATATGTTTCTTTCGGGAAGCCCAAGCCCGCCGAAGGTTTAGACATTGGAGACGGAACTATCCTTAGAATAGACCCTAAAACAAATGAAGTCGCAGGATTTACCATTCTTGATTTTTCAAGAAGAACAGAAAGCGAATAG
- a CDS encoding TM1812 family CRISPR-associated protein: MGRILIGCQGTSQRMYEYSYNGQKVKSKATFIALSKFLNDIEKVILFVTPQSRNVTEKLIKGKNFSIPIEYRDISSTDFEKVIESMFDCLDRNSNVVIDLTQGYRHLPMLLLMATLIEGIDLEKRRNIFFALETESPSDGKYGKSEFMDLTVYLDIAYFNQILHFFGKSVNMASYLSKKIQNTELRKVSRELAKFSNFFFENNIPEIKKEVSDFKRKLVNLSKHPSLKFSIVGIKKAIDFLEEIERINTSSCEAEERLLLAGIYNKRNYQLNAITNLSEALLCIIEMIVKPSALRNKKGSIYSIRNAYKRLLLNAKEIERYGNILVSRSELDEKKLSKLGEHKFKKILLEVDKIRNNMAHGFVNKDKLKKAGKLSQRIKDYIKETEKFLHTFV; the protein is encoded by the coding sequence GTGGGAAGAATCCTCATAGGCTGCCAAGGAACAAGCCAGCGGATGTATGAATATAGTTATAATGGACAGAAAGTAAAATCGAAAGCAACATTCATAGCTCTTTCTAAATTTCTAAATGACATAGAAAAGGTAATCCTTTTCGTTACTCCTCAGTCTCGCAATGTTACCGAAAAATTAATAAAAGGAAAAAACTTCTCTATACCCATCGAATATAGAGATATTTCCAGTACAGATTTTGAAAAAGTTATAGAAAGCATGTTTGACTGTCTCGATAGAAATTCCAATGTTGTTATCGATCTAACACAAGGTTATAGACATTTACCTATGTTGCTCCTTATGGCAACATTGATAGAGGGCATAGATTTGGAGAAAAGAAGGAACATATTTTTTGCTTTGGAAACGGAAAGCCCTTCTGATGGAAAGTACGGTAAAAGTGAATTTATGGATCTCACTGTTTATCTTGACATCGCCTACTTTAATCAGATTCTTCATTTCTTCGGAAAATCAGTCAATATGGCTTCTTATCTATCAAAGAAAATTCAAAACACGGAACTAAGAAAAGTAAGTAGAGAACTTGCAAAATTCTCCAACTTCTTTTTTGAGAACAATATACCCGAAATTAAAAAGGAAGTATCTGATTTTAAAAGAAAGTTAGTGAATTTAAGTAAGCACCCATCACTCAAGTTTTCGATAGTTGGGATAAAAAAAGCCATTGATTTTTTAGAAGAAATTGAAAGGATAAATACATCTTCTTGCGAAGCTGAAGAACGGTTGTTATTAGCAGGTATATACAATAAAAGAAATTATCAACTAAATGCTATAACCAACTTATCCGAAGCTCTATTATGCATTATAGAGATGATAGTTAAACCTTCGGCTCTTCGAAATAAAAAGGGGAGTATATATTCTATAAGAAATGCTTATAAACGATTGTTACTAAATGCTAAAGAGATAGAAAGATATGGAAATATCCTTGTTTCAAGAAGCGAACTTGATGAAAAAAAACTTTCTAAATTAGGAGAACATAAGTTCAAGAAAATTCTCCTTGAAGTGGATAAAATAAGGAACAATATGGCACATGGATTTGTAAATAAAGACAAACTGAAAAAAGCAGGTAAGCTATCTCAGCGAATAAAAGATTACATAAAAGAAACTGAAAAATTTCTACATACGTTTGTGTAA
- the csm2 gene encoding type III-A CRISPR-associated protein Csm2: protein MSAIEELTGRIKAEKGKKLTQILTDEEILKPGKFADKIASDLELKKKFKTAQLRKVFNKVKEIERAIERGEDYKSKILELYPKLAYSTGRGLMPKNFFKLLTLLLEKAEKNKEDAKMVVKLITAIVAYSKLHGDRG, encoded by the coding sequence ATGAGTGCCATAGAAGAGTTAACAGGAAGAATAAAAGCAGAAAAGGGAAAGAAGCTAACGCAGATTTTAACCGATGAAGAAATACTGAAACCCGGTAAATTTGCGGACAAAATAGCCAGTGACCTGGAACTCAAAAAGAAATTTAAAACTGCTCAACTTCGTAAAGTCTTTAATAAAGTTAAGGAGATAGAAAGAGCAATAGAAAGAGGAGAAGACTACAAATCTAAAATTCTGGAACTATATCCCAAGCTTGCTTACTCAACAGGAAGGGGTTTAATGCCGAAAAATTTCTTTAAGCTACTCACTTTGCTGCTTGAAAAAGCAGAAAAGAATAAAGAAGATGCCAAAATGGTGGTCAAACTGATAACAGCTATAGTGGCTTATTCTAAACTTCACGGTGACAGGGGGTAG
- the csm3 gene encoding type III-A CRISPR-associated RAMP protein Csm3, with amino-acid sequence MEFKFRGNVIIHYRLKTLTGLHIGGSKDSFEIGGVDNPVIKLARLSDNSNEYLTIKSAFGGKINVLPEQPYIPGSSLKGKMRSLLELKYNDVDFDSSSKSFGEPAFGNPLIKKLFGAPADKDFNEPVRIRVFDAYPVEKVETKLKFENSINRITSKANPRNFERVPAGAEFEGKIVIRIFSEKDSELLRLLYEGFSLLEDDYLGGGGSRGSGRVKFEKVKVVFRSKEYYENRKEEVILSEGETDALLKATDELAKNLQ; translated from the coding sequence ATGGAGTTTAAGTTTAGAGGAAATGTTATCATCCATTACAGGCTCAAGACTTTAACAGGACTTCACATAGGAGGTTCGAAGGACTCTTTCGAAATAGGCGGGGTGGATAATCCCGTAATAAAGCTTGCAAGACTTTCTGACAACTCAAATGAATACCTTACCATCAAATCCGCTTTCGGTGGAAAGATAAACGTACTTCCTGAACAACCTTACATTCCCGGTTCTTCTTTGAAAGGTAAAATGAGAAGCCTCTTGGAACTCAAATACAACGATGTGGATTTTGACAGCAGTTCAAAATCTTTTGGAGAACCTGCTTTTGGCAATCCACTGATAAAGAAGCTTTTTGGAGCTCCAGCGGATAAAGACTTCAACGAACCTGTAAGAATTCGTGTCTTTGACGCTTATCCGGTCGAAAAAGTGGAAACAAAGCTCAAGTTTGAAAACTCAATCAACAGGATAACCTCAAAAGCCAATCCCCGAAACTTTGAGAGGGTACCAGCGGGAGCAGAATTTGAAGGAAAGATAGTTATTAGAATTTTCTCAGAAAAGGATAGCGAGCTTCTCCGTTTGCTATACGAAGGTTTCAGCCTTCTTGAGGATGATTATCTCGGAGGAGGAGGTTCAAGAGGCTCAGGCAGAGTGAAGTTTGAGAAAGTTAAAGTAGTTTTTAGAAGCAAAGAGTACTATGAAAATAGGAAGGAAGAAGTAATTCTTTCAGAAGGAGAAACTGATGCTCTACTAAAAGCTACAGATGAATTGGCAAAAAATCTGCAGTAA
- the csm4 gene encoding type III-A CRISPR-associated RAMP protein Csm4, which produces MENLKVFRITLKPLSYFSSELSSHTIFGALCWAVRYLYGEKRVSELIKLVKEGELLISSVMPVVDGKLYVFKPILKPERIGAEDLKFLSSNEENRESEFRNFIKKFKKLSFVPLDVLMKVSEGEIKNDKDLMLTLGKEPGEVFPFTSLALPHAKLNRITNSTSEGGEFYFEESLFFRSDVYFLVAVKDENITDEVLIPPLKLLQDWGIGGNRSVGFGSFSFKIEREKRFEKLINRNGKDFITLSPVVATDRIDYEKSFYDIKTYKGAVESGCQNFLWKPKIFYLKAGSLIKLKEDSKFAGALIKPFEGIELYHYGFEFPIYIKESGDES; this is translated from the coding sequence ATGGAGAACCTTAAAGTTTTCAGGATTACTTTAAAACCCCTGAGTTATTTCTCATCAGAACTTTCCTCTCACACGATCTTTGGAGCTCTCTGCTGGGCGGTAAGATACCTCTACGGAGAGAAAAGAGTTTCAGAACTGATCAAACTGGTAAAAGAGGGGGAACTTTTAATCTCTTCTGTTATGCCGGTAGTCGATGGGAAACTCTATGTATTCAAGCCGATACTTAAACCTGAACGTATTGGTGCGGAAGACCTCAAATTTCTAAGCAGCAATGAAGAAAACAGAGAGAGTGAATTCAGGAACTTCATCAAGAAATTCAAAAAGCTCTCTTTTGTCCCTCTCGATGTTCTGATGAAAGTGTCAGAAGGAGAAATAAAAAACGATAAGGATCTTATGCTAACATTGGGAAAGGAACCTGGAGAAGTTTTTCCATTTACCTCTTTAGCTCTACCCCATGCAAAACTGAACAGAATAACAAACAGTACATCGGAAGGTGGTGAATTTTACTTTGAAGAATCCCTCTTTTTCAGATCTGATGTTTACTTTTTGGTTGCTGTCAAAGATGAAAATATTACCGACGAGGTGTTAATACCACCCTTGAAACTTTTGCAGGACTGGGGAATTGGAGGAAACAGAAGCGTAGGATTCGGAAGTTTTTCTTTCAAAATAGAGAGAGAAAAGAGGTTTGAGAAACTCATCAACAGGAATGGAAAAGACTTCATAACTCTTTCGCCAGTTGTTGCTACAGACAGAATAGATTATGAAAAGAGCTTTTACGATATAAAAACCTATAAAGGAGCAGTGGAGAGCGGATGCCAGAATTTCCTCTGGAAACCGAAAATTTTCTATCTGAAAGCCGGAAGTTTAATAAAACTAAAAGAGGATAGTAAATTTGCAGGAGCTTTAATAAAACCGTTTGAAGGGATAGAACTCTACCATTACGGTTTTGAATTTCCCATCTACATTAAGGAGAGTGGAGATGAAAGTTAG
- the csm5 gene encoding type III-A CRISPR-associated RAMP protein Csm5, protein MKVRLKVITPIHIGNGEKYSAFEYILENGLLKKYSIEKIISKAEERKLLESLASYFKRETLPNKRLYSLNEICNTNPSLRKIILEQEPEYIIRAEIGKEEEVEEFIKSSGKIYIPGSEIKGSIRRALLFHVLKEDKKVFEKLLNMLKEAKEKKNFKTVSKRIENIVFRGREEDVQYDIMQYDIMKLLRVSDTNLLKPSEKNLKVKKIGLFYITSQKRKEFPSEVVLAGTQFEFNINLSLSAKRLADVLDCHHIIKSLFLDSNNEDTTIEGIIKIWKEAEKECIKLDPYLVPVSDNEILSSTKNKKRANQILRFINQLKEGKRSVVRIGKHEGYLFTTVMALLKEKNEKTFEKVFKLSAPRVSGIPNKTRKLTMKEKLPLGFCSVESI, encoded by the coding sequence ATGAAAGTTAGACTGAAAGTGATCACTCCTATTCACATAGGAAATGGAGAAAAGTATTCTGCATTTGAATACATTCTTGAAAATGGACTGCTGAAAAAGTACAGCATTGAGAAAATAATCAGCAAAGCGGAAGAGAGAAAGCTTTTAGAATCGTTAGCTTCTTATTTCAAGAGAGAAACTTTACCAAATAAAAGACTCTACAGTTTAAATGAAATTTGCAATACAAATCCATCTCTCAGGAAAATTATTCTCGAGCAGGAACCTGAGTACATAATCAGGGCAGAAATTGGAAAAGAAGAGGAGGTGGAAGAATTTATAAAAAGCAGTGGAAAAATCTACATTCCGGGTAGTGAAATTAAGGGAAGTATAAGGAGAGCTCTCCTTTTTCACGTTTTAAAAGAAGACAAAAAAGTTTTTGAAAAACTCCTAAACATGCTAAAAGAAGCAAAGGAAAAGAAAAACTTTAAAACAGTCAGTAAACGTATAGAGAATATAGTTTTTAGAGGAAGGGAAGAAGATGTACAGTATGATATCATGCAGTATGATATCATGAAGCTCCTGAGAGTAAGTGATACAAATCTTCTTAAGCCTTCTGAGAAAAATCTAAAAGTGAAAAAAATTGGTCTTTTTTACATAACGTCCCAGAAACGAAAAGAGTTTCCTTCGGAAGTTGTCTTAGCGGGAACACAGTTTGAATTTAATATAAATTTATCTCTCAGCGCAAAGAGGCTCGCTGATGTGCTTGATTGTCATCATATCATCAAGTCTCTCTTTTTAGATTCTAATAACGAAGACACAACGATAGAAGGAATCATCAAGATCTGGAAAGAAGCTGAGAAAGAGTGCATCAAACTTGATCCTTACCTTGTTCCAGTTTCTGATAACGAAATCCTCTCCTCAACAAAAAATAAGAAGAGGGCTAACCAGATATTGAGGTTCATCAACCAGCTAAAAGAAGGAAAGCGGTCGGTAGTAAGAATCGGTAAACATGAAGGTTATCTTTTCACAACGGTAATGGCCTTATTGAAAGAGAAGAATGAGAAAACCTTTGAAAAAGTGTTCAAACTCTCCGCTCCGAGAGTATCAGGAATTCCCAACAAGACAAGAAAACTTACAATGAAGGAGAAACTTCCCCTCGGATTTTGTAGTGTGGAGAGTATTTAA
- the cas6 gene encoding CRISPR-associated endoribonuclease Cas6 — MPVKLGLILHLEKSIKIKEVYPKRVHALFFSILPEDISEKIHSQKSTKPFTICFEKFFRENGENEVSKLKLKVTLLDDFLFPYFSQGVILGEKKLYMGSTAIRKKEILSIEHKSYEDLIGNTEENRDFLFYFKTPTTFKKGSSDYPLPEPVLIFKNLLKKWNKFSPFKIEISTKELLKLLQIGGVWIKTRKFSLLPNGKTIGFYGRVFINVRTEKKETLRKLNILFNFSSFSGIGRKTTMGMGNVELPSSTFQDTNGKRLED, encoded by the coding sequence ATGCCTGTAAAACTCGGTTTAATTCTTCATCTTGAAAAGTCCATTAAGATAAAGGAAGTATATCCTAAAAGAGTGCATGCTCTTTTTTTCTCTATTCTCCCTGAAGATATATCAGAAAAAATTCACTCTCAAAAAAGTACGAAACCCTTTACCATCTGCTTTGAAAAGTTTTTTAGAGAGAATGGAGAAAATGAAGTTTCAAAGTTAAAACTGAAGGTAACCCTTCTGGATGACTTTCTATTTCCGTATTTTTCTCAGGGAGTCATCCTCGGAGAGAAAAAACTATACATGGGCTCTACTGCAATAAGAAAAAAAGAAATACTCTCCATCGAACACAAAAGTTATGAGGATCTGATTGGAAATACTGAAGAGAACAGGGATTTCCTATTTTACTTCAAAACCCCCACCACATTCAAAAAAGGAAGTTCTGACTATCCCCTTCCCGAACCGGTTTTAATATTCAAAAATCTTTTGAAGAAGTGGAATAAATTCTCCCCTTTCAAAATCGAAATATCTACTAAAGAGCTATTAAAACTTCTTCAAATCGGAGGAGTCTGGATAAAAACCAGAAAATTTTCCCTTTTACCTAATGGAAAAACAATCGGATTTTACGGTAGAGTTTTCATAAATGTAAGAACAGAAAAAAAAGAAACCTTGCGTAAACTAAATATTCTCTTTAATTTTTCCTCCTTTTCAGGAATCGGAAGAAAAACAACAATGGGTATGGGAAACGTAGAACTACCCTCTTCTACCTTTCAGGACACTAACGGCAAAAGGTTGGAGGATTAG